tctttatttttccttcacaaaatacttgacaaaacaactgaacactgtgaaaatgaaatttacatctggatttataaagttaaacagatttctagagagcagtttaaatttgtttggatttaacgagattggatttaaaaaattggatttaagtagtgaatgggtgcgttcacgtaccgatccaagggtatccggatacctttgtgttgttgtaatcccatatCGCTCTCAGCTGATCGTAAACATGTgttgacaagcaaaaaaatccaaaggtatcctaaaaatttctggattctcgtgtatcttatggtagatttgaagaacagctgattcgtgttcacaaacgtatCGGATACTTAAGGTATCTTGGATAGGATATCTGTgagtacgtgaacgcacccaatattatggatttgaatttatttttgacatctGACATTCTTTACatccaaatgtattttttaaactagtgaataatatggccgtaagattaagattaattgtgtcatttttttatatgaaaaaaaacttcgccaaaaataaacaacttaTGGTGTCAGCGGGGCCATGCACTAAAACAAATGTGAAATTTGCAATTGTGCGTGCATGGCCCCGCAgacataaaaagaaatattcacAGGTCAGTTTTCAGGCCACATCTATGAAAACAAATAGTATTAATTCGGGGTTAATCCAATAcagtatcactttattgtattcTCATACAGCTCTGAATGCTAAAAAACAATAGAAGACTAGTTTACCAACAATTCCAGTCACGTAAAAGTAACAACTAAagaggtttcttagaaaaaagtagtacttctgtttttttaattcctgaaaataagagcattgaattttgaaaactaaattattaggtacatacaattttgaaagaaattaatttgattttttttttcaaaatttttggatattaatttttcaaaaactattttatagtgttatttcaaaacaaaataaaagagatTTTTGGCTTAATAAAAAGGTATAGCTTGTCATTATAGCTAGAACCCccttcccatacgatttttttctccTCTCGACCCAatctacacgctctagctttttaaCACATTCTTCTTGAACAACCCTGTATAGGGGCAACTATACTAAAATTCTACCAGAAAAGGTACAGTTGACTGGGTAATTGGAATCCCGACTTCACTCGTTAGTTAATCATATAGCAACCAAAGCTAAGCTACCTTAGAATTATTTTGGAACGCCAGTCAACACTGCTTTAGAGGCACAAAAACTTCCCAGGAGCAGCAGCGATCGTTCTGTTAACAAGTCTGTTACATACATGCACATAATCAAATGTttcgaaaaaagaaagaatgaaGAAAATAAACCTACTCGCAAGAAGGAAAGTACACTGGgttaaagactttttttttcgaatggaAAGTCGTACTCTCGATTCCTAGTCAGCAATGACAAACTGTTCGCGTGAATGGTCAGAAATCTATATCGCAAAGAGTTTATTTCTATTTCGAGTATTATTTAAGTTATGTAAAAAtaaagtaatataaaaaaaaaacactcatgaGCACGTGGTAATTCCAAACGGTCCCCCATCCAATTACTGACAACACTCGACGATGCTTGATATTGAATATCACACTTTGGTCTATTCTACctcacaaaaatattatttctagaaatattataatttgttttttttttttaataatataattaaacttACAATATAGTCTCTAGCACGAATCATCAAATCAGAACCAACACCATTAGCATTCGATAAATTATCTGGAGGATAAATGACTTCTGATTTGGCAACCCAATTGCCTTTAATTAATACTCCCACTAGCGCCAAAGTCCGTAGCACAAGTAATGGAGTGAATTTTTCCGAATTTATACCATTCACATTTCTTTCCGAACTAAGACATTCATCACTTTCTGTCAGTATCGACATGATATCATCAAAAGTAAGCATGCgagctataaaattaaaataaaattaaatacaattcaAATCTAAAAGAAGTTTTCTCTAAAACAAGAGAAAGAGACAAATCAACTAACCATCTTTAAGAATCACCTTCAATTGATCAGTCAACGGCATAGTTTTTAACTTGCTCTTACCAATCACCTTAGATGGCAGAACCGTATCGATACTCATTTCCTGGCAATTTTGAATCAACAATTTGCCAGCATACTTTTGAGCTTTCAACTCCATTGAATGACTTGTCTGCTGTTGAGTGGCAAATAACTTTTGTCGCTCCAGCTCAGCAGTTGGCGATGTTCGAGGATGCCAAAGTGTCTCACACCAAGGCTCTTCAGTACATCGTTTAACAAAACTATCATAGCTTTTGTCTTTGATTTTCTTATTACGATTCGctccagttttcgaaaatttcacaGTGACTTGCTGAAGttcttcgtcgtcgtcttctTCATTGATTGACTTTTCCTCCGCCTTGGCACGTTTGTCCTCTTTATCGAAATACTGAAAATTCGGGCGTAATTGCAAAATGCTTGTCAACGAGGACAAATGGACTTCTTTATCTTGCAGAATCCCGACAACATACTTTGCAGCATTGTCTATGGATTTTGTGCTAATATAAGATTGTTTATCCATGATGCCATGTTTGAATGAGGGTCGTTCGCCTTTGGCTTGAGTCTTGCCATCTGCCATGATGGCAAATTGTTCGCCTTTGAAACGATCGTAGTATTTGGATTCAATGTTCATGGCAAAGTCGACTTTGACATCGTTGCTAAAAGGTTTCACACAGCAATTTACTACATTTGCCGAATCGAAATTGGTAATGTGAGTTTTGGTGGGGTATTGAAAGAGATATAAATTGTCTTGCAAGTTTTTTGATAGAAACACCGGAATCTACGAGAAATGGTGAAGATTTTTTGGATgattctatggaaaattatagGAAGCTTACCTCTTCTACAACGTAATCTTCATCttcatccatttttattaattaaatttttaattgatgaTGATTTAAAGTTTATTAATGGAACTTATTCGTGGTCACAGAAAGAATggttttgaaaaacttgaaatgctttgaaaagaaaaatatgctTTCAACGAGAGAAATGTCACAAGCATGTGTATTTTGTTTGACGTTTTTGTTTGAAGTTCACAATAGAACTGTAAGTGCAC
This DNA window, taken from Episyrphus balteatus chromosome 2, idEpiBalt1.1, whole genome shotgun sequence, encodes the following:
- the LOC129912042 gene encoding DNA-directed RNA polymerase III subunit RPC5, whose translation is MDEDEDYVVEEIPVFLSKNLQDNLYLFQYPTKTHITNFDSANVVNCCVKPFSNDVKVDFAMNIESKYYDRFKGEQFAIMADGKTQAKGERPSFKHGIMDKQSYISTKSIDNAAKYVVGILQDKEVHLSSLTSILQLRPNFQYFDKEDKRAKAEEKSINEEDDDEELQQVTVKFSKTGANRNKKIKDKSYDSFVKRCTEEPWCETLWHPRTSPTAELERQKLFATQQQTSHSMELKAQKYAGKLLIQNCQEMSIDTVLPSKVIGKSKLKTMPLTDQLKVILKDARMLTFDDIMSILTESDECLSSERNVNGINSEKFTPLLVLRTLALVGVLIKGNWVAKSEVIYPPDNLSNANGVGSDLMIRARDYILYKFSKQEFLDRRQVIQATQLPPEEALETLQSVAKLNTEKKWQLLLPPDKTFIIRYSDHVQRQDMLWQATEQTFNEMDFEKSPKRVRKRSVREAKLDKSLA